In a single window of the Nicotiana tomentosiformis chromosome 10, ASM39032v3, whole genome shotgun sequence genome:
- the LOC104100574 gene encoding uncharacterized protein: protein MAIDMDAEELLIMADSDLIIRYIPRFHNELADALGRLATMLSYPGNVHIDPLEIQIRERHGYCNTVEVEPNDQPWYHDIKRFLKTKEYPEKANGDQKRTIRRLADSFFLSGEVLYKRTPDLNLLRCVDAKEAEKIMYEVHS, encoded by the exons ATGGCAATTGATATGGATGCAGAAGAATTATTAATCATGGCAGATTCTGATTTGATCATTCG GTATATTCCTCGATTCCACAATGAGTTAGCTGATGCACTAGGTAGATTAGCTACAATGCTGTCGTATCCGGGCAATGTCCATATTGACCCTTTGGAGATTCAAATCCGAGAAAGACATGGTTATTGCAACACGGTTGAAGTAGAACCAAATGAccaaccatggtatcatgatattAAAAGGTTCTTGAAAACAAAGGAATACCCTGAGAAGGCCAATGGAGACCAAAAAAGAACCATTAGAAGGCTTGCCGACAGTTTCTTCTTAAGCGGAGAAGTGTTGTATAAGAGAACTCCAGATCTGAATCTTTTAAGGTGTGTAGATGCCAAAGAAGCCGAAAAGATCATGTACGAAGTGCATTCATGA